One Rattus norvegicus strain BN/NHsdMcwi chromosome 18, GRCr8, whole genome shotgun sequence DNA segment encodes these proteins:
- the Pou4f3 gene encoding POU domain, class 4, transcription factor 3, with amino-acid sequence MMAMNAKQPFGMHPVLQEPKFSSLHSGSEAMRRVCLPAPQLQGNIFGSFDESLLARAEALAAVDIVSHGKNHPFKPDATYHTMSSVPCTSTSPTVPISHPAALTSHPHHPVHQGLEGDLLEHISPTLSVSGLGAPEHSVMPAQIHPHHLGAMGHLHQAMGMSHPHAVAPHSAMPACLSDVESDPRELEAFAERFKQRRIKLGVTQADVGAALANLKIPGVGSLSQSTICRFESLTLSHNNMIALKPVLQAWLEEAEAAYREKNSKPELFNGSERKRKRTSIAAPEKRSLEAYFAIQPRPSSEKIAAIAEKLDLKKNVVRVWFCNQRQKQKRMKYSAVH; translated from the exons ATGATGGCCATGAACGCCAAGCAGCCTTTCGGCATGCACCCCGTACTGCAAGAACCCAAATTCTCCAGCCTGCACTCCGGCTCTGAGGCCATGCGCCGAGTTTGTCTCCCAGCCCCGCAG CTGCAGGGTAATATATTTGGAAGCTTTGATGAGAGCCTGCTGGCACGCGCCGAAGCTCTGGCGGCGGTGGATATCGTCTCCCACGGCAAGAACCATCCGTTCAAGCCCGACGCCACCTACCATACCATGAGCAGCGTGCCCTGCACGTCCACCTCGCCCACGGTGCCCATCTCCCACCCGGCTGCACTCACCTCGCACCCGCATCACCCGGTACATCAGGGCCTCGAGGGCGACTTACTGGAGCACATCTCGCCCACGCTGAGCGTGAGCGGCCTAGGGGCCCCGGAGCACTCCGTGATGCCGGCGCAGATCCACCCGCATCATCTAGGCGCCATGGGCCACTTGCATCAGGCCATGGGCATGAGTCACCCGCATGCCGTAGCACCTCACAGTGCCATGCCTGCGTGTCTCAGCGATGTGGAGTCAGACCCTCGAGAGCTGGAGGCGTTCGCCGAGCGCTTCAAGCAGAGGCGCATCAAGTTGGGGGTAACCCAGGCGGACGTGGGCGCGGCTTTAGCCAATCTTAAGATCCCCGGCGTGGGCTCTCTCAGCCAGAGCACCATCTGCAGGTTCGAGTCTCTTACCCTGTCGCACAACAACATGATCGCGCTCAAGCCAGTCCTCCAGGCCTGGCTGGAGGAGGCCGAGGCCGCCTACCGAGAGAAGAACAGCAAGCCGGAGCTCTTCAACGGCAGTGAGCGTAAGCGCAAACGCACGTCCATCGCCGCGCCAGAGAAGCGCTCACTCGAAGCCTATTTCGCCATCCAGCCACGTCCTTCATCTGAAAAGATCGCGGCCATCGCTGAGAAACTGGACCTTAAAAAGAATGTGGTGAGGGTCTGGTTCTGTaaccagagacagaaacagaaacgaATGAAGTACTCTGCTGTCCACTGA